tacttaaaaggaacaAGTAGGTTACATATTAATGAAGTCTTTTGGCATGTAgcatgtaaaatatatatacaacggTCCCAAACTGCATTTGTCACAGACCTTGAGACTCGGGTAAACCACTATAGGACATTGATCAAGATatgcctcaatatcagaataacaaccatgggtcaaatagcaatggctattggaatgaaagtgaaagcagtgtaagcttgtccaggccctgcaagtcaggatgtaggctatgaatcagaatacatttttagcTAGTGGGCATCCCAGAAACCTATTCTATATTTTCTTGGGGAGGACCCCCGTCCATTACTGCACCCCACCCACGAATTGGATCACCAGCCGCCGCTGCAAACAGGGAGTGAAGGGGGACCAATGCTAGGAATCTTCTGACTTTGTCCCGTTAGAATAATGCTGCATTCTAGAGGGACGACCGGCCTAAACTGAGCATCACTGAGATCTAGACATTTAACCAGGGACCTTTTAAAATGGATCATCTTCAACCATTATCACCTATTATGATACAATCCATCCAAGGTAGTTAGCATTAAGCGCACGGAATGGAAAGGTCAGTGGAATGAACACAATCATGTATAATGTGCGGTTCAATCGCAGTCTACTTCACAAGTGAACTTTGCAGGCTTTTTGTAATAACAAAGATAGCGATAATGACAATGTTGTGACAATATCAAGCTCAActttaatatacaaattatatgaacCCTGTCTGAATAATGAGTCAATTTCAATGAATTTCTATGCATTCTCCATGGACCTTGAGATACCTCCTGCCCTCTCTAATAGAAAGGTGTTTAGATAGTTTGCATTTGAAACTGTGGGCACCAAGTTTGATACTCAGGCCAATCCacagacttctttgttgtgtatattgctttaactgtcttgcagccatgtccacttcacccatattgtgaattgcaatttatcttggtctctcctctggccaatcctaaactccgcgaaggcccctccccctgacctttgtttcctttgtatttaccCACGATGTCAACGTTTCCCATAAGAATCATGTACACCCATTGTCTCATTGCCTGTAtgcttggtaactttgctgcctgtatcttcccCTGATCAAGCTCTACATTCAATCAAATATTCTGCTGTCAGAAGTGTCCTAGAAACAAGTTATTCAACACggacatcaattaataaaaacagaaagtgaATCGAAAGTTGAAAGCGTTTAATcgtgatgaaaagaaaaactaaaagcagtaaTTTAAATCAATACCAGACAGAGGTCTCAATCAAAGCGTCACGTTACCCCGTGTCAaagtgtgcttgagcatgtgcactCGCAAAGTGCGTGGGTCGCTGTAGCTGGCAttgcactgcagacacacgtagggcttctccccagagtgagtcctcaggtggcGCTTCAGGGggtctttcagactgaagcacttcgggcatcggtcacacctgtagggcttctcgccagtgtgagtcctcaggtggttcttcaggtggcttgtctgactgaagcgctttgtgcattggtcacacttgtagggcttctcggcggagtgagttctcatgtgggtcttcagatggtctttcagactgaagcacttcgggcattggtcacacctgtagggcttctcgccggtgtgagtcctcaggtgGTTCTTCAGGTAGCAGCCAagactgaagcgctttgtgcattggtcacacttgtagggcttctcgccggagtgagttctcatgtgggtcttcagatggtctttcagactgaagcacttcgtgcataggtcacagctgtagggcttctctCCGGAGTGACTCCTCAGGTGGGtcttcagggtgcctttcagactgaaccGCTTCGGGCAtcggtcacacctgtagggcttctcgccggtgtgagtcctcaggtggttcttcaggttgcctttctgactgaagcacttcatgccttggtcacacctgtagggcttctcgccggagtgagtcctcatgtggacgatcatattggcattgttgggaataacctttccacacaagacaccggaccggcccttgcggccgccctgatgcccagtcagctcctcaaggcggacgagccgtacgctgcagttcaggctcttggccacgctgtggtcagcggacagcgagctcaaggcctccagttctgacgcggcaaagagggtgtcatggccgtccaccgccagtgggccctccccttgtccgtaaacactcaggatgcgcagctgtgacttgacatgtgggaggagccaggggcgtccacacgcagactctccgaggtggcgccacGCTGCGTtctgcagtctctgatgtcattgtcttcttcagagaggaaaacagagaaagagagaaagtaatgttttaattaatcattttcacaaaggtatacagtatgtactttgtacacacttgtgtattggaagaattatattttgacattctgtctaacttctatttgttgatTATGCATTTTCCTGGTCGCCCTTTGAATGGTCAAGGGTTAAAGGCTCCTACTGAGAAGGCAGattcgagtacattctcagttgatcaaggttgttttcttgcatagatgcaatgtgtattattaacctacagcgggcatgcctccaccaatatcctcttcaaccttgattgaaatggtgtctggggtctgctgctttccacataagaaggaaacacacacaagacatattctttcattttcacagaatagatgACAATCCCCACTAACGACAGATTAGTTGGGCATAAGACGGGCAAATTTGGCGGTGTAAGAACGTTTACTTAATCATAAAGGTGTGGGCTTTCTATTGGTTTGTTTtagagttgtaacagaggaagcccctcttttggatggtgaatgataagatgatttccaacctgcacactcagctcctcgcagcagaccagccgctcgccgcgctccaggctcttggccgcgctgtgggCCGCaaacagcgagttcagggcctccacttctgacgcggtgaagagggtgacATGGCCGTCctccgccagtgggccctccccttttccgtagacgctcagaatcttcagctcctcgctgtgacatgtgggaggagccaggggtgtccacacccagactctctgaggCGGCGCCgcgctgagtgctacggtctaCAAAGGCATCGCAgacttctgcagagggagaaagaaaggaaaaagtatatttgcataaagggaggcattgtttatttgtacacgtgaaaaaaactctttaaatgtatgcaacattgacacagagggtttaaaatgtgtactgctgacaaagattcacagttttggagagggacgtcacctccagccccctcctccctagactcaaagctcaagtcgTTGGCCAGGTTAAAGGGCAAtttcacccatttcacataagctttgtatttttagaaccccccgcatatttttgagtggtctagcatcatttccttattttctggagagactggagagatccgtatcgatctccaacacttcctgttttttaTGACGCAAtttgacgatttttgcgtacaagaaaataggaagtgtaacgccccgtgcccactacctccgtcagttgaccgttgcccattgactttgaatggggacggacgcgcaatgcattgtggatccgtccgttcagttggagcgttcgccaccgtcagaaagtttgactttatctgactgttttgttgacattccctttagcacagctcggtctagtcgatgcataacgcaacctcagtcaaacgtttgactgcagtatcttctattctatgcgccttataatccggtgcgccctatacatgaaaacagttctaaaataggccattcattgaaggtgcgcttgataatccggtgtgccgtatagtgcggaaaatacggtagctctcgtttgtatttctttcgaaatggtgaacttttgcatggagccatcttctatgtcagatccagtaccctccgccaatgtacttcagttttatcaacagcctctgttatcttagcttcagacgctgtggatgttagtttctgctggtgaagtcccacccactggcactgctctaataggtctgtagtgTCAGTGGGacccaccccctagaggggggtgggactagtggttgtagtcgtacgagaatcatcccctcttacgcctcgtgcccactgcaccgtcagtcaacggacgtgggaaggagtggctgacggatgggggagtagtctttgcagaggcatccgtcagccaatcaaatcgcttcgccgggttcttcccgcttcttcctgcttgttgcgaggcaagatgacccgctttcccgctttccagtatcgtcagagcccgagtcgcgtcacagtgcttaaatttgcatacgcgatctgattggatgacggaaccgtcgctgccgaaaaagttgaacatttttcaactttctgacggtggcgaacgctccaactgaacggacggatccacaatgcattgcgcgtccgtccccattcaaagtcaatgggcaacggtcaactgacggaggtagtgggcacggggcgttacacttcctattttcttgggagttgcatttcaaagatggaatcagtcaagagcccagaagggtttcaagacagaggagctggtttatcattctcaatgataaaccagctcctcctcagaaagttgaaaaatgttcaactttttcggcagcgacggttccgtcatccaatcagatcgcgtatgcaaatttaagcactgtgacgcgactcgggctctgacgatactggaaagcgggaaagcgggtcatcttgcctcgcaacaagcaggaagaagcgggaagaacccggcgaagcgatttgattggctgacggatgcctctgcaaagactactcccccatccgtcagccacgccttcccacgtccgttgactgacggtgcagtgggcacgaggcgtaagaggggatgattctcgtacgactacaaccactagtcccacccccctctagggggtgggacccactgacgctacagacctattagagcagtgccagtgggtgggacttcaccagcagaaactaacatccacagcgtctgaagctaagataacagaggctgttgataaaactgaagtacattggcggagggtactggatctgacatagaagatggctccatgcaaaagttcaccatttcgaaagaaatacaaacgagagctaccgtattttccgcactatacggcacaccggattatcaagcgcaccttcaatgaatggcctattttagaactgttttcatgtatagggcacaccggattataaggcgcatagaatagaagatactgcagtcaaacgtttgactgaggttgcgttatgcatcgactagaccgagctgtgctaaagggaatgtcaacaaaacagtcggataaagtcaaactttattaagcgttctgacaactccggtcaatcccatggtaacgatgttcaaacgttaatgtgcatattaacaatatctcatcaatatcaatatctcttaacaataagctcactttttcagttcattccccgtctacgaatccctcgaattcttgtgtgtccgaattgaacagttgggcgagtacggcatccaacatgcccggatccctctcgtcattatccgagtcagtgtcgctgctgttgcctggcagttcagtgattattcctgccttcgtgaaagcttagaccacagttgagactgttatatcagcccaggcatccacgatcttgttataaataacaataatcgggttaaataacttcacatggtgtgtctggtgtgtttccagcattcgtagtgttgatcagcagatagtccgccaagacgttgaggttgcttagcaaccagagacgctgtccatgcaagtgaatggagcgttccctcttcgtcagaACTATCAAACCAatcatccttcacattcaacgagcgaacattatgaaattaaaatgcacatttctcgctaaaaatgtttacataaacgcatttaattgcgtaactatgttactatttccacccagaataaagaaagatgtcggccgtatgcttctgtgcaagcggcactactctagtgacgtcggttcaagcAGGTTCATTTTTTACCTTGTATGTATTCCAGGTGCAAGTTTTAAGAAGATATAAgaagcatgtttagtgaattacattagcctaaaggtgcggccacaccggacgcgtatctcgcgtactttttacgcgagatacgcaggtaaaatgttgcttgaccattttgtgtcaaaaatggtcgcatacgcgcaatacgcgctatacgcgctaTACGCCAAGCCaagcaaaatacacacacacattattcactGATCTTACCAGGAACGCCAATATCCTCTGCCACGTCGACCCACGCCCTCCCTGTTTTGTTCCTGTCCCTGTACGACACCATCGTGGTGTCGTACGAtggcacatttctcgctagaaatgtttccataaaagcatttaatggcgtaactatgttactatttccacacagaataaagaaagatgtctgccgtatgcttctgtccaagctcactagtctctgccagtgacgtcgggtcaagctcaacgctgattgggctaatcggctaatcgtcatgcgtatgagcggaaaaagttaaattttttgaactcttgagatgtacgcgatatacgcgctttacgcgcgtatagcgcgtaaatatacgcgcctcatacgcgcaatacgcgcgtaaaatgttgcttatacgcgtaatacgcgcgtaaaccaatggttccctatggaaaaaatggcgatttcatacgcgaagtacgcgagatacgcgtctggtgtggccgcaccttaataCTTAAAATGAGTTATCtgaaatgatattacatccttgatttgtttacatattttatagttcatctcaacaacccaataccatgacatcaagctctgcagaaatcAGCTAGtaaccctttgatttgaatcaggtgtgaAGGGGAAAACATGCCTATAATAGTGCGTTCCAGGTACACCCTTTTGCCCGTAAATAACCAGCTATAACTGGgagtacaagagggtagaaggggGCGAAAACACGGGTTCCCAGGAACgcaccatatgtatttaggatgagtttaacaggtcaatctcctcatcagtaaaacgctagaactactgcggtccagtggccggtagaatacagttgtattcgtttgttgtatgatgagcagacattgttaaacattgcattcccttggtatccaagcagtagagatcagtgcctgtagcccctttgttgaattgtgcccattctcgtgtgatgcCCCTTGCTTGCTGAGATGCACACTCGACTTACAGTGAGTGTatttataggaatgaatgggcggccatgtattagtccactgtcctttctttaataggtccatggtatttacacacataactgatgctatctacctTAATATTAGCGACATtaacttggctgttagctgtagcgctaatgctaaagcaacattataatgctaacaaggtaaccatatacagtacagcaacacaatgatatggcgttagttaacttactttttcgaggtttgtcgctgagccgaggagagttgggactgatccagacttgattttcagacgttgagcaagtccagctctgtattggcccaagttgaggaagcagcagtcagtgaaatgtttggcgctgccgtgttcttcttcttcttcttcttggggtttTTCGGCGGTTGGCATCCACCTGCCGTGTTCTAGCAACGGGACGGCCATATGTTCCTGACCTCATCTGACTCCCGCGCTGTGTTTGTATccagtaggcgtggcctatgacgTATTGGCCCCGGCTTCCTCATCTGTCTAAAGATGCTgccagagccatagagagagaagaattgcaaccatagatatatatattaactagatgccagTAGTTGATCATACGTACTGTTTGGTGCCATTCCTATCTGAACTCACTTccggttggggagggggtgggggtgaagggggatCCCTATTCACAGGTACCACttcctgtttatgttttatgatGGGTCATAAACATAGTTTAAAAAGGGGGCGACGGCTGCTGTAGGGTCCCCGCATTCATCAAGTTGTCTGCAGTGTTCTTTTCATTCGACATGGACTGCTCATCAGAAGAAACCCGTAGATCAGATAGTGCTTTTTGGTTCTATAGGGGCCCTCGTACCCCGTCGCCATTGTCTTCTCCCGCCATGGACGACTCTGTGTCGAGCAATGAGGACATTGAAAACCAGATGCCTGATGGTATGTCCAACGATAGTACGCCTGTGTCTAACTATGTCAATAGTTGTGGAGATGCGGTACTGCTCAATGCTCCACTCAAAAGAACGAGGCCTGTTTTAGGCTTGAGAGACCGGAGTGCCGGGGATTCATTCACCCACGTGGGCGAATACGGCTTGGAGTATGTAATATCATGGGTCGATGGCTGTgttattttgaatgttaaagatTGTGCTACAGAGTGGCGGTTGAACGTTCACGAGTGGAATTTTTTCTTGGAGAATTTATGCCCCATGCTAGACGGTGTCCAGGGTACATGGCATGCGGGAAGCCATGTATTCCATTGGACCTTTCAGTATGAATCGAGGATTCATCGCATGGATGCAAACTATCATACGAAGAGACCAcaggatttcatttttttcagacgcTGTGTTGATACAGACGAGCTACCACAGTGCTATGATATGCATTGCATCGGTAGCTCTCCTCTACGCACCAGTGTTTTAGAAGCTgctgattattttgataatgtctttttcatgCAGTGGGCTGATCTGTCTGCACTACGTGGAATTTTTGCAGAGATTGATTCTATGGCTAAGACGAATGAAGAACCATGGAGCACAACTGATGATGAATGCCGAATGTGCCTGTTTGAGTCGTCTGGGTTTGATGAGGGGGTAcatggtgtgtttgagtatgtttagGGTTATGCTAGCATTAGAAAATGTCAGCAATGTATAAGAAGGTGGAGGGTACATGCTAGTAGTATTAAgggtgttttattttcctttttttaaatgtgtttttgataggCTATACCTTATAttaataggtgtgtgtgtgtgtgtgtatatttttttattttcatattctaATGGTATATTTTTGATACGCTATGCAGCACAGGTCAATGGTGAACATGTGCAAAGTGGGGGTGTGGCTATGGAGACTGCTGATTTAAAGGATGTACAACCCGGACCCCACTGGCTTCAAGAGTATGCCGTCTATCTGACCGGATTGAATCTGACCTTCCTACACATCGGAGAGGATagtgagctggaggtggaccCTGCTATGAGAGATGACGGACGGCCTGTATCAATACAGATCCGTTTAAACCCTGCATCGTTAGCTGTTCTGCGATTTACCACGGGGCTCTGTGTGGTAGCCATCACCAGCCATCAGAAGCAAGCGGTCTGCTGGGGATGCCAGTGTGATTGTCCAAGTCAACGACGCCATTCATGCCTGCAGGGAGTGTCACATCATCACTACGAATCCCACTACCAGGACATTTGTGTTATCCTGGACAGACACCCCTTCCTGTTACTTTTagaaactgttttaaagaagACTACAGGGTTGACTGTGTCCCCCGGAAAAATCTATGGTGTGGTCGAATCTTATCTATGTGATTTAATAGGCAATACCTATGATACCGAAAAACTGGATTCAATGACCACCGAAGGAGTGTCCGATGAACATCTGCttctgtcgtggaaatatcaatcataactataaatatacaatcacatacaaattatattaaccttgtttatataattattacattctaaggaactgtatacattctccctgtaacttaagttaattcgtattcaagctcccactggagccaggaagtctggttttgtgaccaggccaatcgactgacttctttgttgtgtaaactcgtTTAGAGCCAATTCTGTAGACATGTCCAATacccacccattgtattacaaattgacttgtcctaaggtcactcccacttccttcccacaatgttaatgttccctataagaatcttgtgaatctattgtctcgtcgaatgtgttcgtggtaaactttgctgccggtacctttcccatgatcatgctttaagattaaatcaaatatttcgctgtccgacgtgtccgtgagagaactttctcttcatcaaatggcgttgtcggcaggatcccaatatgagatcatcagactggtaagttatgtttcttttaaatgactatcttgccattctgaccctctgacgggatccggaatttggaaaatagataaacacatgtgattaggatctgacctggacctttggaggcgattagcactaaaacaactattcagctaaagagtggataagtggacatagttgcctgcctttggtatgatgaatagatagagatctatttcaaatagggctgataattgcacccacgggaagaagttatttaattttgacccggacctttgcaccgtttctgcactgacagaaacggtgcaaaggtatgatgaatagacagagatctatttcaaatagggctgatgattgcacccacgggaaaatcgatctaaaagcatgaggtttcatttaaattcttatttaggcggaggctctgtctgatattttttgctaaaatatCCAAGAATTAGGAATCCCTACGAATTGATAATCCGTACTACATAGGCATCAATGATCGGCCAGTAGTAGACTGTTACTACGAATGGAAAACTTGTGCCGTGCGAATCGTTAGCAAGATTTCGCTCTGCAGATTAACTCTTGTTATGTGACGAATGCAGGAATGTTGGCGGAGAACGTTTTGATTACTCTCAGTAAGGGTAGCAACCCTCCAAAGAACTACGTACATTACAAGAGTTACGTTGGTGTGTTACAAATGAATGTGCATCCCAAGTAGAACCCATTCAGTAAGCCCAGTAATAAAACAGTTTGGGACCCCACATACGGCCAACCAGTGAATGCATTTGCTTGGACCTCACATGAATGGGTAATGTACGTCCCTCGGAAGTTATGCAATTCTGACCTCGGACCTTTGAACGTTTCTGTACTGACAGACCTTTcactggtatgatgaatagatagagatctatttcaaatagggctgataattgcacccacgggaagaagttatttaattttgacccggacctttgcaccgtttctgcactgacagaaacggttcaaaggtatgatgaatagacagagatctatttcaaatagggctgatgattgcacccgcaggaaaaccaagtaggatgaattgagtggcctcatgttgtttgaacctgaatgaaatgtacataaaatagaggagcctcccaacctaaagacaccaacgacggcgaaaaatttgatttaaccactgttcaacttttcttgtcatgttactaaacttattttttttcagaaaagtggacgagtggtaaaactaaatataatagaaaaataacgtccggcctttacggacgcaaacagtgccagcaggtaagtatggcactgaaacaactgagggaataggcccccctcggttgtgaaaagaaaaaatatataaagaacatcgttgtgtctcatcccaattgttatgttatgtatttttcgcgccgtatttctatcctttctttccatgctttgctttcatgttgtctacAAC
The nucleotide sequence above comes from Gadus chalcogrammus isolate NIFS_2021 chromosome 4, NIFS_Gcha_1.0, whole genome shotgun sequence. Encoded proteins:
- the LOC130381437 gene encoding zinc finger protein 431-like — translated: MIVHMRTHSGEKPYRCDQGMKCFSQKGNLKNHLRTHTGEKPYRCDRCPKRFSLKGTLKTHLRSHSGEKPYSCDLCTKCFSLKDHLKTHMRTHSGEKPYKCDQCTKRFSLGCYLKNHLRTHTGEKPYRCDQCPKCFSLKDHLKTHMRTHSAEKPYKCDQCTKRFSQTSHLKNHLRTHTGEKPYRCDRCPKCFSLKDPLKRHLRTHSGEKPYVCLQCNASYSDPRTLRVHMLKHTLTRGNVTL